A part of Maniola jurtina chromosome 19, ilManJurt1.1, whole genome shotgun sequence genomic DNA contains:
- the LOC123874956 gene encoding uncharacterized protein LOC123874956, translating to MDTKNPHQPEIKEWSDSRCLEIASQDQFPAAVKELKVQRNIISRYLNFYLGGKIQKGLNARDLTLAVVAIMPISSSSEEFIWPESEYSENGNLFFLTPDDKLKYDLNKVLEKRNNEKDQLNNEQGANQLDIDVDECMNKVDDDITNNNSETDHDSENEEETSSEQETTKDQENGPSTSAPSGSKPVPSITTLQWYRLKRDNPTNQSPANETIYGPVENAKFCTACNRLLDAWEHNMKGRNSLKYFFAMAALFVMRAKAKTFHNLTKYFSKSIVNLSPYTVPHRGFLKKSWKAFRETDRRNQVMFAKLVITSLMHPTRLGNYVQNNIIKYAVLSHTAYFGMGIINMLHQLAVFNNSEFKILFKSLHSDETAASWNRVNDFFKKYLNKEAEQYTIHWAGIIESESVKHLSCSNNYELAVVIAVFVEKLTNNSGVWQSAWVGKGSQLEKCKQLGYKMYSDYQTLEKKYQNYTLELKKILF from the exons ATGGATACAAAAAATCCACACCAACCGGAAATTAAAGAATGGAGTGACAGCAGGTGTCTCGAAATTGCTTCACAAGACCAATTCCCGGCAGCTGTCAAAGAACTTAAGGTCCAGAGAAACATTATCAGCCGTtaccttaatttttatttgggtGGAAAGATTCAAAAAGGGTTAAATGCTAGGGATCTTACATTGGCGGTGGTAGCCATTATGCCAATCTCCTCAAGCTCTGAAGAATTTATATGGCCTGAATCAGAATACAGTGAGAAtggtaacttattttttttaacaccaGATGACAAATTAAAGTACGATCTAAATAAAGTGTTAGAGAAGAGGAACAATGAAAAGGATCAATTGAACAATGAACAGGGTGCTAATCAATTAGATATCGATGTAGATGAATGTATGAACAAAGTAGACGATGATATCACCAACAATAATTCTGAAACAGATCATGACTCAGAAAATGAAGAGGAAACTAGCTCTGAACAAGAAACTACAAAAGACCAGGAAAATGGCCCATCAACCAGTGCACCATCTGGTTCTAAACCTGTACCAAGTATAACAACCCTACAATGGTATAGGTTAAAACGAGATAATCCCACTAACCAAAGTCCCGCAAATGAAACAATTTATGGTCCAGTGGAAAATGCTAAGTTCTGTACTGCATGTAACAGACTCCTTGATGCATGGGAACACAATATGAAAGGCAgaaattctttaaaatatttctttgcGATGGCAGCTTTATTTGTAATGAGAGCTAAAGCGAAAACCTTTCATAATCTAACAAAATATTTCTCCAAGAGTATTGTTAACCTTTCCCCTTACACTGTACCTCATagaggatttttaaagaaaagctGGAAAGCTTTTCGCGAGACTGATCGCAGGAATCAGGTAATGTTTGCGAAGTTGGTGATAACTTCACTGATGCATCCTACAAGATTGGGCAACTATGtacaaaacaatataataaaatatgctgtATTATCCCATACAGCTTACTTTGGAATGGGCATCATAAATATGTTGCATCAACTTGCTGTTTTTAATAATTCtgaattcaaaattttatttaaatcattaCATTCAGATGAGACGGCTGCATCTTGGAATAGAGTTAatgatttctttaaaaaatatttgaataaggAAGCTGAGCAATACACTATCCATTGGGCTGGTATCATTGAGAGTGAGTCGGTCAAACATCTGTCCTGCAGCAATAATTATGAGCTGGCCGTGGTGATTGCAGTGTTTGTTGAGAAACTGACAAATAACTCAGGAGTATGGCAATCAGCCTGGGTTGGCAAAGGAAGTCAACTAGAGAAGTGTAAACAGCTTGGGTATAAGATGTACAGTGATTATCAAACACTG gaaaaaaaatatcaaaactatacacttgaattaaaaaaaatattattttaa